A region of Streptomyces cinnamoneus DNA encodes the following proteins:
- the serS gene encoding serine--tRNA ligase, with the protein MIDLRLLREDPDRVRASQRARGEDVDIVDALLSADERRRSSSVRFDELRSEQKALGKLIPKATGDEKAELLKKAGELSAAVKAADAEQDEAAAEAQQLLLRIGNLVHPDVPRGGEDDFVVLETVGTPRDFAAEGFEPKDHLELGQSLGAIDVERGAKVSGSRFYYLTGVGALLELALVNAAIAQASAAGFTPMLTPALVKPRAMEGTGFLGQASQDVYYLDKDDYYLVGTSEVPLAAYHMDEIIEADQLPLRYAGFSPCFRREAGTYGKDTRGIFRVHQFDKVEMFSYIAPEDAEAEHARLLEWEKQWLTSLELPFQVIDTATGDLGASASRKFDCEAWIPTQGKYRELTSTSNCDEFQARRLSIRMREGKNVKPLATLNGTLCAVPRTIVALLENHQQADGSVRVPEALRPYLGGRELLEPVGK; encoded by the coding sequence GTGATTGACCTTCGCCTGCTCCGTGAGGACCCCGACCGTGTGCGCGCGTCCCAGCGCGCCCGTGGAGAGGACGTCGACATCGTCGACGCACTGCTCTCCGCCGACGAGCGGCGCAGGTCGTCCAGCGTCCGCTTCGACGAGCTGCGTTCCGAGCAGAAGGCGCTCGGCAAGCTCATCCCCAAGGCCACCGGCGACGAGAAGGCCGAGCTGCTGAAGAAGGCCGGCGAGCTGTCCGCCGCCGTCAAGGCCGCCGACGCCGAGCAGGACGAGGCCGCCGCCGAGGCCCAGCAGCTGCTGCTGCGGATCGGCAACCTCGTCCACCCGGACGTGCCGCGCGGCGGCGAGGACGACTTCGTCGTCCTGGAGACCGTGGGCACCCCCCGCGACTTCGCCGCCGAGGGCTTCGAGCCCAAGGACCACCTGGAGCTGGGCCAGTCGCTCGGCGCGATCGACGTCGAGCGCGGCGCCAAGGTCTCGGGCTCCCGTTTCTACTACCTGACGGGTGTCGGCGCGCTGCTGGAGCTCGCCCTCGTCAACGCCGCCATCGCCCAGGCCTCCGCCGCCGGCTTCACCCCGATGCTCACCCCCGCGCTGGTCAAGCCGCGCGCCATGGAGGGCACCGGCTTCCTGGGCCAGGCGTCGCAGGACGTCTACTACCTGGACAAGGACGACTACTACCTGGTCGGCACGTCCGAGGTCCCGCTGGCCGCGTACCACATGGACGAGATCATCGAGGCGGACCAGCTGCCGCTGCGGTACGCCGGCTTCTCGCCCTGCTTCCGCCGCGAGGCCGGTACGTACGGCAAGGACACCCGGGGCATCTTCCGCGTCCACCAGTTCGACAAGGTCGAGATGTTCTCGTACATCGCGCCGGAGGACGCCGAGGCGGAGCACGCGCGCCTGCTGGAGTGGGAGAAGCAGTGGCTGACCAGCCTTGAGCTGCCCTTCCAGGTCATCGACACGGCCACGGGCGACCTGGGCGCCTCGGCCTCGCGCAAGTTCGACTGCGAGGCGTGGATCCCGACCCAGGGCAAGTACCGCGAGCTGACGTCGACGTCCAACTGCGACGAGTTCCAGGCCCGCCGCCTGTCCATCCGGATGCGCGAGGGCAAGAACGTCAAGCCGCTGGCGACGCTCAACGGCACGCTCTGCGCCGTGCCGCGCACGATCGTGGCGCTGCTGGAGAACCACCAGCAGGCCGACGGCTCCGTGCGCGTCCCCGAGGCGCTCCGCCCGTACCTGGGCGGGCGGGAGCTGCTGGAGCCCGTCGGCAAGTGA